AGCAGTTCGACCGGCAGGGCGATGTGGTCGGAGTACTTCTTGACGATGCCGCGCAGGCGCCAGCCGTCGGCGAAGCCTTCCTCGCCTTCCTTCAGGTGCAGCACGATGGTGGTGCCGCGCTGCGGCTTGTCGATCGTGGCGACCTCGAAGTCGCCCTCGCCCCTGGAGGACCAGTGCACGCCCTCGCTGGCCGGCAGGCCGGCGCGGCGGCTGTAGACGTCGACCTGGTCGGCCACGATGAAGGCCGAATAGAAGCCCACGCCGAACTGGCCGATCAGGTTGGCGTCCTTCTTCTGGTCGCCGGAGAGGTTCTTGAGGAAGTCGGCTGTGCCGGACTTGGCGATGGTGCCCAGGTGCGCGATGGCCTCCTCGCGGCTCATGCCGATGCCGTTGTCCTCGACGGTGACCGTGCGCGCGTCCTTGTCGAAGGAGATGCGGATGCGCAGGTCGCTGCCGTCGCCTTCCAGCAGGGACGCGTCGGTCAGCGCCTCGAAGCGCAGCTTGTCGGCCGCGTCGGCGGCGTTGGAGACCAGCTCGCGCAGGAAGATCTCCTTGTTGGAGTACAGCGAGTGGATCATCAGCTGCAGCAGCTGCTTGACCTCGGTCTGGAAGCCGCGGGTTTCCTTGTGGGTTTCCGGATGGGTGTCGGTGGTCATGGGTCGTCGTGCTCCGTGGTGGGACCGGCCTGATCGGCCGCCGATGGCTTCTTCGGGTGTGGGCACGGGGGCGGATTTCAAGATGGGCAGGCGATAGGCCAGTGGGCGAAATTGCACTCCGACCCCGGTTTTCCCCATCATCGCCAGCCCCGTCGTCCGCGCCGCGCCATGCCCCGACCGCTCCCTCCCTCGTCCCGCAACGCCGGCGCCGGCCAGGTGCGCATCGTCGGCGGGCGCTGGCGCAACACGCGCCTGGCCGTGCCGGACGTGGCCGGCCTGCGGCCCAGCAGCGACCGGGTGCGCGAGACCCTGTTCAACTGGCTGACCGGGCAGTTGGCCGGGGCGCGGGTGCTGGACCTGTTCGCCGGCACCGGGGCGCTGGGGCTGGAGGCGCTCTCGCGCGGGGCGGCCGGCGCGGTGCTGGTCGAACGCGACCCGGCCGCGGCCCGCCAGCTGGCGCAGACGGTGACAAGGCTGCAAGCCGACGACATCGCCCAGGTGGTGCAGGGCGACGCGCTGGCCTGGCTGGAGGGGCAGCCGGACGGCGGCTTCCAGATCGCCTTCCTCGACCCGCCGTTCGCCGACGGGCTGCATGCGCGCGTGCTGGAACGCCTGCCGCGGCTGCTCGCGCCCGACGCCTGGCTGTACCTGGAGGCCCCGCTCGAGCAGGCGCCGGCGCTGCCGCCCGGCTTCGTCCTGCATCGCGAGGGTCAGACCCGCCAGGTCCGCTATGCGTTGGCGCGCGCGCCCGGCTGAACGAGCGCTGCTACACTCGGCCCGCGAATTTCCACGGGTTTTGCAGCATGAGCGTGTCGCCCATCCGGACGGCGGTCTATCCGGGCACCTTCGATCCGATCACCAATGGTCATCTGGACCTGATCGACCGCGCCGCGCCGTTGTTCGAGCGCCTGGTCATCGGCGTGGCGGCCAGCCAGAAGAAGGGCCCGGCACTGCCGCTGGAGCAGCGCGTGGAACTGGCGCGCGCCGCCACCGCGCACCACCGGCACGTGGAGGTCATCGGCTTCGACAGCCTGCTGGCCGATTTCGTCGCCCAGGTCGGCGGGCGGGTGCTGCTGCGCGGGCTGCGCGCGGTGTCCGACTTCGAGTACGAGTTCCAGATGGCGAGCATGAACCGGCATCTGATCCCCGAAGTGGAAACGCTGTTCATGACCCCGGCCGAGCAATACGGCTTCATTTCCTCGACCCTGGTGCGCGAAGTGGCGCGCCTGGGCGGCGACGTGTCCGGCTTCGTGCCGGCCTCGGTCGCCAAGGCGCTGCAGGACGTGCGCCGCGCTTCGCTTTCCCCCGCCCCTTGAACCGAACGATCCAACCGGAGACTGCACCATGAAGTCCACCAACCGCCTGCTCCTGGCCGCCTGCCTGGGCATGAGCCTGACCCTGGCCGCGTGCAAGAAGGAAGACGCGCCCGCGCAGCCGGCCGAGGCCGCCGCGATGACCGCGCCGACCACCAGCGACGACGCCGCGTGGAAGAAGTACCTGCAGGACGTCGTGCCGCGCAACATGGGCAACATCTCCAATCCGCCGATCATGTACTACCTGCCGGCCGAGACCGACCCGGACTTCCAGGGCAAGTACGACCGCCTGGCCGAGCAGGTCAGCAATGCCGCCCAGCGCGGCGTGACCTCCGGCAACATGGTGGCCTTCGGTTCGCCGGTCAGCGCCAAGATGGCCGACCTGATCGTGGCCTCCTTCGGCAAGGCCGCGGCCGGCTCGTTCAAGGGCGCGCGCGTGCTGTTCGTCGGCGCCGCCGCCGACAACGACCGCGTCAAGGCTGCGGTCGCCCCGACCGGCGCGGATTACGTGTTCGTCGAAGCGAAGTGATCCGACGACGCGGCCGTGCCTGGCACGGCCGCGGTTTTGGGTAGCGGAGGAGGCGATGCCTCCTCTTTTGCTTTTGGTGGGGCAGGGGTGCCGTCGTCGGCGCCAAAGCGCGCCTCCAGCGTTGCCTTTGCGGTTGTCCTGCGTGCTTGCGTTCGAGCGGGCCGCGATCTGAGCAACCCCCTCCCGGCCTCCCACTGCTGCGCAAGCGGAGGGGCGGAGCATGGCCAGCGTGTCGTCAGCGGGACGGTGCACCGCGGTCCGTGGCGCGGCCTGGGCGCGGACCTGGGGGATAATGCGGGTTCCCATCGCTCCGTGCCCGCCGCGCCCAACCGCCTTCCATGTCGCTGAAGATCAACTCCCTGTGCGTCAACTGCGACGTCTGCGAGCCGGCCTGTCCCAACCAGGCCATCGCGATGGGCGAGGAGATCTATGTCATCGACCCGGCGCGCTGTACCGAATGCGTGGGCCATTTCGACGAGCCGCAGTGCGTGGTGGTGTGCCCGGTGGAGTGCATCGATCCCGACCCGGCGTATCCTGAAAGCCGGGAGGACCTGCTGGCCAAGCTCCAGCGCCTGCAGGGTGAATGATCCGATTCCTCAACCCCTTGGAGAGC
The window above is part of the Pseudoxanthomonas sp. X-1 genome. Proteins encoded here:
- a CDS encoding YfhL family 4Fe-4S dicluster ferredoxin, with the translated sequence MSLKINSLCVNCDVCEPACPNQAIAMGEEIYVIDPARCTECVGHFDEPQCVVVCPVECIDPDPAYPESREDLLAKLQRLQGE
- the coaD gene encoding pantetheine-phosphate adenylyltransferase, whose product is MSVSPIRTAVYPGTFDPITNGHLDLIDRAAPLFERLVIGVAASQKKGPALPLEQRVELARAATAHHRHVEVIGFDSLLADFVAQVGGRVLLRGLRAVSDFEYEFQMASMNRHLIPEVETLFMTPAEQYGFISSTLVREVARLGGDVSGFVPASVAKALQDVRRASLSPAP
- the rsmD gene encoding 16S rRNA (guanine(966)-N(2))-methyltransferase RsmD: MPRPLPPSSRNAGAGQVRIVGGRWRNTRLAVPDVAGLRPSSDRVRETLFNWLTGQLAGARVLDLFAGTGALGLEALSRGAAGAVLVERDPAAARQLAQTVTRLQADDIAQVVQGDALAWLEGQPDGGFQIAFLDPPFADGLHARVLERLPRLLAPDAWLYLEAPLEQAPALPPGFVLHREGQTRQVRYALARAPG